The Xenopus laevis strain J_2021 chromosome 5L, Xenopus_laevis_v10.1, whole genome shotgun sequence genome has a segment encoding these proteins:
- the ptp4a1.L gene encoding protein tyrosine phosphatase 4A1 L homeolog isoform X1: MARMNRPAPVEITYKNMRFLITHNPTNATLNKFIEELKKYGVTTLVRVCEATYDTALVEKEGIQVLDWPFDDGAPPSSQIVDDWLNLLKVKFREEPGCCIAVHCVAGLGRAPVLVALALIESGMKYEDAVQFIRQKRRGAFNSKQLLYLEKYRPKMRLRFKDSNGHRNNCCIQ, from the exons ATGGCCAGAATGAACCGCCCAGCTCCAGTGGAGATAACCTACAAGAACATGAGATTCCTTATAACGCACAACCCAACCAACGCAACTTTAAACAAATTCATAGAG GAGCTTAAAAAATATGGTGTTACAACCTTAGTAAGAGTGTGTGAAGCCACTTATGACACTGCTCTGGTTGAAAAGGAAGGAATTCAAGTTTTG gaTTGGCCATTTGATGATGGTGCACCTCCATCCAGCCAGATTGTAGATGATTGGTTAAACCTCCTGAAAGTGAAATTCCGTGAAGAGCCTGGTTGCTGTATTGCAGTTCATTGCGTTGCTGGCCTTGGCAG AGCTCCAGTTCTTGTTGCTCTTGCACTCATTGAAAGTGGAATGAAGTATGAAGATGCAGTGCAGTTTATAAGGCA GAAAAGACGCGGAGCCTTCAACAGTAAGCAGCTGCTCTACTTGGAGAAATATCGTCCTAAGATGCGTTTACGCTTTAAAGATTCCAACGGACACCGAAATAACTGTTGCATTCAGTGA